The genomic window AATTAGCAGGAAAAAAAGTAAATACATTGGTTTTCCCTAATTTAGAATCAGCGAATATCACGTATAAATTATTAAAAGAATTGTACAAAGTGAACTCAATTGGGCCTATCATGATGGGTATGGGCAAGCCTGTTCACATTTTCCAATTAGGTGCCAGCGTTGAAGAAATGGTTAATATGGCCGCAATCGCTGTTATTGATGCACAGGAAAAAGAAAGCAAAAAGAATAAAATAGCACAATAAACGTTCTTACAAAGGATTGAACAAATTTGTCGTAGTTTTATGGCATTTTTGTTATATTTGATACTAATAAACTATATTTATGATAGCACAGTTGCAGGGGAGATTAGTAGAAAAGAATCCTACAGAGGTTGTAATTGATTGTGGTGGAGTTGGTTATCAGGTGAATATATCACTTCATACCTTCTCTTTAATTTCAAATTCTGAAAATATAAAATTGTATACGCATCTTCAAATTAAAGAAGATGCGCATACTTTATATGGTTTTGTTGAAAAATCAGAACGCGAAATTTTTAGAATGTTGATTTCTGTTTCAGGAATCGGAGCAGGAATCGCAAGAACAATGCTTTCGTCAATAGAACCAAAGCAAATTATAAATGCCATTGCATCTGGAGATGTGGGTATAATCCAGTCGATAAAAGGGATTGGAAACAAAACAGCACAAAGAGTTATACTGGATTTAAAGGAAAAAGTTGTTAAATTGTATAATATTGATGAAGTTTTTGCTGTTCAAAACAATAGAAACCGAGATGAAGCGTTATCTGCTCTAGAAGTTCTAGGTTTTGTGCGAAAAGCTTCTGAAAAAGTAGTAGACAAAATCGTAAAAGAAGATCCAGAAGCTACTGCTGAAACAATTATCAAAAAGGCTTTAAAAAGCTTATAATTTTCATTTTATATAAAAGAATTCTATGCGTAAAATTTGTATTTTGTTGCTAGTATTACTCTGCGGTAATGTTTTGCGCGCACAGGTTACACCAGTAACTCAAGATACAACTAAAACTCAATTTTCAGTAGGTAAGATAGATCTTGAAGATCCTCCAAGTGTACTTTCGGCATATAAGTACGATCCGATTACAGATCGTTATATTTACACTACTTCAGTAGATGGTTTCTCTATCAATTACCCTTTAATTTTAACTCCAAAAGAATACGAAGATTTAGTTCTAAAAGAATCGAGACGAAATTATTTTAGAAAAAAATCAGATGCCATTGATGGCAAAAAAGCTGGAGCCGAAGCAGCCAAAAAAGATTTATTGCCAAGATACTACATCAATTCAAGTTTATTTGAAAGTATTTTTGGAAGTAATACCATAGATGTAAAACCCACAGGGTCAGTAGAAATGGACTTGGGTATGCGTTACACTAAACAAGATAACCCTTCATTTTCACCAAGAAACAGATCTTCTCTTACTTTTGATTTTGATCAAAGAATCAGTATGAGTTTGATGGGAAAAATTGGAACACGTCTTGAAGTAAATGCTAATTACGATACACAATCAACGTTTGCTTTTCAGAACTTATTTAAACTGGCTTATACACCTTCAGAAGATGATATCGTTCAGAAAGTTGAGGTAGGTAATGTGAGCATGCCTTTAAATAGTACGCTTATTAGAGGAGCACAAAGTTTGTTTGGGGTTAAGGCGCAGCTGCAATTTGGAAAAACAACCGTTACGGGAGTTTTCTCAGAACAAAAGTCTCAAACCAAAAGTATAGTCGCAGAAGGTGGCGGGACCGTACAGAACTTTGATTTATTTGCATTAGACTATGATAATGACCGACATTTCTTCTTGTCGCAATACTTTAGAAACAAGTATGATGCTTCATTAAAAAACTATCCATTAATAGACAGCCGTGTCCAAGTTACAAGAATTGAAGTTTGGGTAACCAATAAGCAGAATAGAATAACGACAGGAAATAATAACTTAAGAAATATTATTG from Flavobacterium sp. KACC 22763 includes these protein-coding regions:
- the ruvA gene encoding Holliday junction branch migration protein RuvA, with the translated sequence MIAQLQGRLVEKNPTEVVIDCGGVGYQVNISLHTFSLISNSENIKLYTHLQIKEDAHTLYGFVEKSEREIFRMLISVSGIGAGIARTMLSSIEPKQIINAIASGDVGIIQSIKGIGNKTAQRVILDLKEKVVKLYNIDEVFAVQNNRNRDEALSALEVLGFVRKASEKVVDKIVKEDPEATAETIIKKALKSL